From a single Aminobacterium mobile DSM 12262 genomic region:
- a CDS encoding MmgE/PrpD family protein: MATADRINDSLSQFIVNLKYEDIPQEVVFHLKNVLLDAYGCGLFGSTTPWMKIYRDVLLERTDRQEASIWGTSQKTSVTAAMMLNGAAINSFELDDTHTDGIIHVATGVLGCITAFAETLGNVSGKDFLTSAVLAFEVACRIAAPIGTELAHQGFNNTGSCCPFGSAAGVGKMLGLSKEQMVHAMGITGNWSSGLQAVQFASMAKRIVPSKSSEGAILGGLLAKEGFTGIEDVFENKFGGFYNCFTDDVYDIERTAGELGSRWELLGIGLKFYSTCRSKHTTIDALRKFRADHPEIKSEDIKKIRVGTTSITHKYSVPADEITSVVSAQLSHPYVCAVTFLEGNAFVEQFTEEKIQDPKILDLARKVEVYTNPDIENLPRELRYTITVEIDLNNGQTFHLKNEYPKGHPLNPFSKEELLWKFNSLAGRVFEDEERRKKIADTVLNLEEVENIRHLTALLRRDT; the protein is encoded by the coding sequence ATGGCCACGGCAGACAGAATTAACGATAGTCTTTCTCAGTTTATAGTGAACCTTAAGTACGAGGATATCCCTCAAGAAGTTGTGTTCCATCTTAAAAACGTACTTCTTGATGCTTACGGTTGCGGGCTTTTCGGCTCCACTACGCCTTGGATGAAGATTTATAGAGATGTTCTTCTAGAGAGAACGGATAGACAGGAAGCCTCTATATGGGGGACCAGCCAAAAAACATCTGTAACAGCAGCTATGATGCTCAATGGCGCTGCTATCAACTCTTTCGAACTTGATGATACTCATACTGATGGCATTATACATGTTGCCACCGGAGTTCTTGGATGTATTACCGCTTTCGCGGAAACTTTAGGCAATGTTTCTGGCAAAGATTTTCTTACATCTGCTGTTCTAGCTTTTGAAGTTGCTTGTCGAATAGCTGCTCCTATTGGCACTGAATTGGCCCACCAAGGTTTTAATAATACGGGCTCATGTTGTCCTTTCGGTTCTGCCGCTGGGGTAGGCAAAATGTTGGGGCTCTCTAAAGAACAAATGGTTCATGCAATGGGAATTACAGGCAATTGGTCAAGTGGACTTCAGGCTGTTCAGTTCGCCTCTATGGCCAAACGAATTGTACCTTCTAAATCTTCTGAGGGAGCTATCTTGGGAGGTCTCCTTGCAAAAGAAGGTTTTACCGGTATTGAAGATGTTTTTGAAAATAAGTTTGGTGGATTCTATAATTGTTTCACAGATGATGTATACGATATAGAGCGTACAGCTGGGGAACTTGGCAGTCGTTGGGAGTTACTGGGTATTGGGCTGAAGTTTTACTCGACCTGCCGAAGCAAGCATACAACTATAGATGCCTTGCGAAAATTCAGAGCGGACCATCCTGAGATAAAATCTGAAGATATAAAGAAAATTAGGGTAGGAACCACGTCTATCACTCACAAATATTCTGTTCCTGCAGATGAGATAACGAGTGTTGTATCGGCACAGTTGAGCCATCCGTATGTGTGTGCTGTCACGTTTCTTGAAGGCAACGCCTTTGTAGAGCAGTTCACAGAAGAAAAAATACAGGATCCTAAAATTCTTGATTTAGCGAGAAAAGTGGAAGTTTATACCAATCCTGATATAGAGAATCTTCCTCGAGAGCTTCGTTATACCATTACCGTTGAGATTGATTTGAATAACGGTCAGACATTCCATCTAAAAAATGAGTATCCCAAGGGGCATCCGCTTAATCCTTTCTCGAAAGAAGAACTTCTTTGGAAATTTAATTCTCTGGCAGGTCGAGTATTTGAAGACGAAGAGCGAAGAAAGAAAATAGCTGACACTGTTTTGAATCTGGAAGAAGTAGAAAACATCAGACACCTCACCGCTTTGTTAAGAAGAGATACGTAA
- a CDS encoding 3-isopropylmalate dehydratase large subunit yields MTKGRTIVEKIISSHCGQDVRAGDFAIVNVDMAMAHDSTAPRAIQAFLEYGEKKIWDPSRFVLVLDHAVPCPNEQVSFLHAMMRYFAEEQEVRLFEGGEGICHQLMVEQGLVTPGEIVVGCDSHTCTYGAVNAIAFGIGSTDMSGVMLTGQLWMKVPETLKISYYGSMAQGTYAKDLILYTIGRLGSDGADYLALHFAGETINAMDVSQRLTLCNMAIECGAKVGIMECDEKTEAYLAERTQKNYSPVFDDDNVEYKNTIEIAADSIVPQIASPHAVDNVCPVEELAGTEIHQVFVGTCTNGRLEDLRIAAAILRDKRVHPRCRLLVAPASRHVLVSALQEGIIETLVQAGAVIIPPGCGPCPGTHLGVPSDGEVVLSTANRNFKGRMGNNKANIYLASPATCAASAVKGRITDPRQFLE; encoded by the coding sequence ATGACCAAAGGGAGAACTATTGTTGAAAAAATTATATCTTCTCATTGCGGTCAGGACGTGCGGGCGGGGGACTTTGCTATCGTGAACGTAGATATGGCTATGGCTCATGATAGCACGGCCCCTCGGGCCATACAGGCATTTCTCGAATATGGAGAGAAGAAAATATGGGATCCATCGAGGTTCGTTCTTGTTCTTGATCATGCCGTACCTTGTCCCAATGAACAGGTAAGTTTTCTTCATGCGATGATGCGCTATTTTGCCGAAGAACAAGAAGTACGTCTTTTTGAAGGCGGAGAGGGAATATGCCATCAGCTTATGGTAGAGCAGGGCCTTGTTACTCCGGGGGAAATAGTAGTAGGTTGTGATTCTCATACCTGTACTTATGGTGCTGTGAATGCCATTGCGTTTGGAATAGGTTCTACAGATATGAGTGGAGTGATGCTCACAGGACAGCTATGGATGAAGGTCCCTGAAACTCTCAAAATTTCTTATTATGGATCCATGGCCCAGGGGACGTACGCTAAAGATCTGATACTTTATACTATAGGCCGACTGGGGTCAGATGGAGCAGACTATCTGGCGCTCCATTTCGCTGGGGAAACTATTAATGCAATGGATGTTTCTCAAAGGCTCACCTTGTGCAATATGGCAATTGAGTGCGGGGCGAAAGTGGGGATTATGGAGTGTGACGAGAAAACAGAGGCATACTTGGCAGAAAGAACTCAAAAAAACTATTCTCCTGTCTTCGATGATGATAATGTTGAGTATAAGAATACTATAGAAATAGCAGCAGACTCTATTGTTCCTCAGATAGCATCTCCACATGCGGTTGATAACGTATGCCCTGTAGAAGAACTTGCGGGAACGGAAATCCATCAAGTTTTTGTAGGTACGTGTACGAACGGTAGATTAGAAGATCTTAGAATTGCTGCGGCTATATTGAGAGATAAAAGAGTACATCCTCGTTGCCGCTTACTTGTAGCGCCAGCATCTCGCCATGTTTTAGTTTCAGCCTTGCAGGAAGGGATTATAGAAACTCTTGTTCAGGCCGGCGCCGTTATTATTCCTCCAGGGTGTGGCCCGTGCCCTGGCACTCATTTAGGAGTTCCTAGCGATGGAGAAGTGGTACTCTCTACAGCTAACAGAAATTTTAAGGGCCGTATGGGGAATAATAAAGCTAATATTTATCTGGCCTCCCCTGCTACTTGTGCTGCCTCGGCGGTAAAGGGACGTATTACTGACCCTCGACAGTTTTTAGAATGA
- a CDS encoding isocitrate lyase/PEP mutase family protein: MRKTTSLKKMIFERRALVCPGAHDAISAKLIEKAGFEALQVSGFGLSATWLGLPDMAFLSFGEMLSFTKNIVNAVDIPIMADADTGFGSSINAMYVTKELIRIGAAGMNIEDQLFPKRCGHLEGKQIISKEEMVLKIEACVAAKNELDPDFVINARTDAIAVAGVDEAIKRANAYADAGADLIFVEAPQSKEQIQKIIDEVKAPISINLFDAVSGGKTPLIPIETLKKMKVGRVSIPVGPLFAAIKGMTTYLEAISGDKIAEGRNDLVAPFKDFKELVGFNIFRELENQYLPQS, from the coding sequence TTGAGAAAAACAACCAGTCTTAAAAAAATGATTTTTGAAAGAAGAGCACTTGTTTGTCCAGGAGCCCATGATGCCATTTCTGCAAAACTTATAGAAAAGGCTGGTTTTGAAGCTCTTCAAGTGAGTGGTTTTGGGCTATCTGCCACGTGGCTTGGTTTGCCTGATATGGCATTTCTTTCTTTCGGGGAAATGTTGAGTTTTACCAAAAATATAGTGAATGCGGTGGATATACCTATTATGGCTGATGCCGATACGGGGTTTGGAAGTAGTATTAACGCCATGTACGTGACGAAAGAATTGATCCGTATTGGTGCTGCTGGTATGAATATTGAAGATCAACTTTTCCCTAAGCGATGTGGGCACCTTGAAGGGAAACAGATTATTTCTAAGGAAGAAATGGTTCTGAAGATCGAAGCTTGTGTCGCTGCGAAAAATGAACTGGATCCCGACTTCGTTATTAATGCTCGTACAGATGCTATTGCTGTAGCTGGAGTTGATGAGGCTATAAAAAGAGCTAATGCTTATGCAGATGCAGGAGCTGATTTAATTTTTGTTGAGGCTCCACAATCAAAAGAGCAAATTCAAAAAATTATTGATGAAGTAAAAGCCCCAATTAGTATCAACTTATTCGATGCAGTGAGTGGAGGAAAAACCCCCCTTATCCCCATTGAAACTTTGAAAAAGATGAAAGTTGGTCGAGTCAGTATTCCTGTCGGTCCGTTATTTGCAGCTATTAAGGGAATGACAACATACCTTGAAGCGATAAGCGGGGATAAAATAGCAGAAGGGCGAAATGATTTAGTGGCACCCTTTAAAGATTTTAAAGAACTCGTAGGTTTTAATATTTTCAGAGAGTTGGAAAATCAGTACTTACCTCAATCCTAA
- a CDS encoding 3-isopropylmalate dehydratase small subunit, whose translation MVQGKAHKFDDNINTDYIIAGKYTKTLDYNFLAEHVFEDISPGFYKKMEPGDYVVAGLNFGCGSSREQAVLALKYAKVGAILAKSFARIFFRNAINLGLPALICNTDKIQDQDLLEIDLSSQKIYNLTTNQQIHMESLPEIMISILSEGGLTPYLKKNKTFTLPVAE comes from the coding sequence ATGGTTCAAGGAAAAGCTCATAAATTTGATGACAATATAAATACAGATTACATTATAGCTGGGAAGTATACAAAAACTCTCGATTACAATTTTTTAGCAGAGCATGTCTTTGAAGATATTTCTCCGGGATTTTATAAAAAAATGGAGCCAGGAGATTACGTGGTGGCAGGCTTGAATTTTGGTTGTGGCTCTTCACGGGAACAGGCAGTCCTTGCTCTGAAGTATGCAAAAGTTGGTGCCATTTTAGCGAAATCTTTTGCGCGTATATTTTTTAGAAATGCTATTAATTTAGGCCTCCCAGCTCTTATTTGTAATACTGATAAGATACAAGATCAAGATTTATTGGAAATAGACTTATCCTCACAGAAGATTTATAACCTCACAACAAACCAACAAATCCATATGGAATCTCTTCCAGAAATAATGATTAGCATTCTTTCTGAAGGAGGCCTAACGCCCTATCTGAAAAAGAACAAAACCTTTACGTTACCTGTAGCGGAGTGA
- a CDS encoding TRAP transporter permease, translating into MDLQNFFKKHVDKILFWSGIIFSLTQLIVPMFFQHLLDIQVRALHVALGVSIALLHCPFRQGEENNNDRSYLWDIFLIAIIAIACINAISKALGIYMNPGGATTFDLVLGTALMIIVLEAARRTVGPAIPIIVTLLFLYIYVAPHLGGIWKIRGLSFEFIMNSIYFSPLGLFGSVTGMSATFIAMFIIFGSLLSATGGGKTFIDLALALTGRFVGGPAKAAVVSSALFGSISGSSVANVMVTGSYTIPLMKRLGYRPEFAGAVEAIASSGGGITPPIMSITAFMMAEFLNISYMKIIGYAILPCFLFYTGVFSGVHFQTKRRGLSAVPEEEIPKWKDVLTFERMAGLIIPTVILLYLITVGQPLLKAGFYASISTIIILAICDFTKGKIKETPQKILSALAEGGADVARIVPILVSVSVLVNLIGITGIAPKVSGLILKHGGSNIFIALLVATIVPFILGTSLPVVPTYVLSVSILVPPLLKIGIDEVAAHLFFIYWAILGGVTPPTCTAAVAAASISKGDWVKTGLNAIKLGAVAFILPYFFALNPSLVGRGPLPSILCHGVTGFVGSIAIAYGFFGFGKGVVALMSRVLFLAGGILLLFPNVGVSIAGGIAVVVAFIWNRALLKRERILIDGGINIEKNNQS; encoded by the coding sequence GTGGATTTACAAAACTTTTTCAAAAAACACGTAGATAAGATTTTGTTCTGGAGCGGTATTATTTTTTCTCTCACGCAATTGATTGTTCCCATGTTTTTTCAGCACTTACTCGATATACAAGTGAGGGCTCTTCATGTTGCCCTCGGGGTTTCCATAGCGTTACTCCACTGCCCTTTCCGTCAAGGGGAGGAGAACAATAATGATCGTTCATATCTTTGGGATATATTCCTTATCGCAATTATTGCTATTGCATGTATAAATGCCATAAGTAAAGCTCTTGGAATTTACATGAATCCTGGCGGAGCCACAACGTTCGATCTTGTTTTAGGAACAGCACTTATGATTATTGTTTTAGAAGCTGCCCGTCGAACTGTAGGACCAGCTATTCCTATTATTGTCACTTTGCTTTTCCTCTATATATACGTAGCTCCTCATTTAGGAGGAATTTGGAAGATACGAGGATTGTCCTTTGAGTTTATTATGAACTCTATATATTTTTCTCCCCTCGGGTTGTTCGGTAGTGTCACCGGTATGTCCGCTACCTTTATAGCTATGTTTATTATCTTCGGATCATTACTGTCTGCTACAGGAGGAGGTAAAACCTTTATTGATTTAGCGCTAGCTCTTACAGGCCGTTTTGTTGGAGGACCGGCGAAGGCGGCGGTAGTCTCAAGTGCCCTTTTTGGAAGCATTTCGGGCAGTTCTGTAGCAAATGTTATGGTTACAGGAAGCTATACTATTCCGCTTATGAAGCGCCTTGGATATCGCCCTGAATTTGCAGGAGCGGTAGAAGCCATAGCCTCTTCCGGAGGAGGCATTACTCCTCCAATTATGAGTATTACGGCTTTTATGATGGCTGAATTCCTGAATATCTCTTATATGAAGATCATAGGTTACGCCATACTACCATGCTTCCTCTTTTATACGGGCGTATTCAGCGGTGTTCATTTTCAGACGAAGCGGAGGGGGCTCTCTGCCGTCCCTGAAGAGGAAATTCCTAAGTGGAAAGATGTCCTTACTTTTGAGCGGATGGCGGGACTTATTATCCCCACCGTTATTCTTCTTTATCTTATAACAGTGGGACAGCCTCTTCTTAAGGCGGGTTTTTACGCGAGTATCTCTACCATAATAATATTGGCCATATGTGATTTTACGAAAGGGAAAATCAAAGAAACACCCCAAAAAATTTTATCGGCGCTTGCTGAGGGTGGAGCCGATGTAGCAAGAATTGTTCCAATTCTTGTCTCCGTCAGTGTGTTGGTGAACCTCATTGGAATTACTGGCATAGCTCCTAAAGTAAGTGGCTTGATATTAAAGCATGGAGGATCCAATATTTTTATAGCTCTTCTTGTTGCTACAATTGTTCCGTTTATTTTAGGTACATCCCTACCGGTAGTTCCTACTTACGTCCTTTCTGTCTCTATTCTCGTTCCTCCGTTGTTGAAAATTGGCATTGATGAGGTTGCTGCTCATCTCTTCTTTATTTATTGGGCGATCTTAGGAGGGGTAACTCCTCCTACCTGTACCGCAGCTGTTGCTGCAGCCAGTATTTCTAAGGGGGACTGGGTAAAGACTGGGCTTAATGCCATTAAACTTGGAGCTGTAGCGTTTATACTGCCTTATTTTTTTGCGCTCAATCCATCTCTTGTGGGCAGAGGACCGCTCCCTTCTATTTTATGTCATGGAGTTACTGGTTTTGTGGGTTCTATAGCAATAGCGTATGGTTTTTTCGGGTTTGGAAAGGGCGTTGTAGCTTTAATGAGCCGAGTTCTTTTTTTAGCAGGTGGTATTTTGCTCCTATTCCCAAACGTTGGAGTTTCTATAGCTGGTGGAATAGCAGTGGTTGTGGCTTTTATATGGAACAGGGCACTTTTAAAGCGAGAACGTATTCTTATTGATGGGGGAATTAACATTGAGAAAAACAACCAGTCTTAA
- a CDS encoding TAXI family TRAP transporter solute-binding subunit, whose product MQKNWKVLFVLCLLVIFSFGIVGAGYGSETSLNMGSTSSASGVYAWCVATANVINKANVGLNVTVVESGAGIDNLKKVRDGVFDFALCIDLPSTLQLYEGKGAFEGEKPYTNVRWLFLRNVFADRLYVRKDAGIKSFGDFAGKRFCPGIPGSASASYIMQYNDILGTKINLMPMAYGDAVNALKEGRIVGLQKSSGLNSMDASLIEVNITNPLTVIGYSEEDVKKIREKIPSMSFLKTEKGTISQLPDVGPIWEECPIAGAVATADMSEEVAYNIIKSYMEGFEEVAAAYSPVKGWDPVADYFKYAPEDAFIPAHAGLIRYAKEKGIEVPEYFIPPEYK is encoded by the coding sequence ATGCAGAAAAATTGGAAAGTGTTATTTGTGTTATGTCTGCTGGTGATCTTCTCTTTCGGGATCGTTGGCGCAGGATATGGGAGCGAGACCAGTTTGAACATGGGAAGTACCTCTTCTGCCTCTGGTGTTTACGCATGGTGCGTAGCTACTGCCAACGTAATTAATAAGGCCAATGTAGGGCTTAACGTAACGGTAGTTGAGAGTGGCGCCGGTATAGATAATCTTAAAAAGGTACGCGATGGAGTCTTTGACTTTGCTCTCTGTATCGATTTGCCATCTACTCTTCAGCTTTATGAAGGCAAGGGAGCTTTTGAAGGTGAAAAACCTTATACAAACGTTCGATGGCTCTTTTTGAGAAATGTATTTGCCGATCGTCTCTATGTAAGAAAAGATGCTGGCATAAAATCTTTTGGGGATTTTGCAGGGAAGAGATTTTGTCCAGGCATCCCAGGATCTGCTTCTGCTTCTTACATTATGCAGTATAACGATATTTTGGGCACGAAAATTAATCTTATGCCCATGGCGTATGGAGACGCAGTAAATGCGCTGAAAGAAGGGCGTATAGTAGGGCTTCAGAAATCCAGTGGGTTAAATTCTATGGATGCTTCCCTGATAGAAGTCAATATTACGAACCCATTAACAGTTATTGGATATTCAGAAGAAGATGTGAAAAAAATACGGGAAAAGATTCCCAGCATGAGCTTTTTAAAGACTGAAAAAGGAACTATCTCTCAACTTCCCGATGTAGGCCCTATATGGGAAGAGTGTCCTATAGCAGGGGCTGTAGCTACTGCGGATATGTCTGAAGAGGTGGCTTATAACATTATTAAATCCTATATGGAAGGTTTTGAAGAAGTGGCGGCAGCTTACTCTCCTGTAAAAGGATGGGATCCTGTGGCAGACTACTTTAAATATGCGCCAGAGGATGCCTTTATTCCTGCCCATGCCGGACTCATTCGTTATGCGAAAGAGAAAGGTATAGAAGTGCCAGAATATTTTATTCCACCAGAGTATAAGTAA